One genomic window of Actinoplanes lobatus includes the following:
- a CDS encoding class I SAM-dependent methyltransferase — MTKPYDVFDAAAADYDSVGVDFVGPMGSALVEAAGIRAGERVLDVGCGRGAVLFPAAAAVGPSGSVTGIDMAPAMVELTRAAAAGLPQVTVAVGDGQAPDFPAGSFDVVALGLVLFFLPDPEAALRAYRRLLRPGGRLAFSCFAAFDPGYREAMRVIGEHTDEPPQQPKLPAMFDSEDTLRSAVGAAGFDGVTIGDLTVRSEFRDLEHFLAWVDSHAGRAVLRRVPAERRPALLAALAPVLPDPPAMSTGVRLVGAVRPAG, encoded by the coding sequence TTCGATGCGGCAGCGGCGGACTACGACAGCGTGGGGGTGGATTTCGTCGGGCCGATGGGGTCGGCGCTGGTCGAGGCCGCCGGGATCCGGGCCGGTGAGCGGGTGCTGGACGTGGGCTGCGGGCGCGGGGCGGTGCTGTTCCCGGCCGCCGCCGCGGTCGGCCCGTCCGGTTCGGTGACCGGAATCGACATGGCACCGGCCATGGTGGAGCTGACCCGGGCCGCGGCGGCCGGCTTGCCGCAGGTCACCGTGGCGGTCGGCGACGGTCAGGCGCCGGACTTCCCGGCCGGCTCGTTCGATGTGGTGGCGCTCGGTCTGGTGCTGTTCTTCCTGCCGGATCCGGAGGCCGCGCTGCGGGCGTACCGCCGGCTGCTGCGTCCCGGCGGCCGGCTCGCGTTCAGCTGTTTCGCGGCGTTCGACCCGGGCTACCGGGAGGCGATGCGGGTGATCGGCGAGCACACCGACGAGCCGCCTCAGCAGCCGAAACTCCCGGCGATGTTCGACAGCGAGGACACCTTGCGGTCCGCGGTGGGCGCCGCCGGCTTCGATGGCGTCACGATCGGCGATCTGACGGTACGCAGTGAGTTCCGCGACCTGGAGCACTTCCTCGCCTGGGTGGACTCGCACGCCGGCCGGGCCGTGCTGCGCCGGGTCCCCGCCGAACGCCGTCCCGCGTTGCTGGCCGCGCTCGCGCCGGTGCTGCCGGATCCGCCGGCGATGAGCACCGGGGTGCGCCTGGTCGGTGCGGTGCGCCCGGCGGGCTGA